From Patescibacteria group bacterium, a single genomic window includes:
- a CDS encoding RpiB/LacA/LacB family sugar-phosphate isomerase, producing the protein MKILFATDHAGFKLKESLVSFVQDLGFEVEDLGAHQYNKEDDYPDFVSLVARQVSENPDKIKGIILGGSGQGEAMVANRFSNVRAAVYYGMRENVIMLSREHNDANILSLGARFLGVEEAKDAVKIWLKTSFSGDERHTRRISKLEHFSK; encoded by the coding sequence ATGAAGATACTTTTTGCAACTGACCACGCAGGTTTCAAATTAAAAGAAAGCCTTGTTTCTTTTGTGCAGGATCTTGGTTTTGAAGTGGAAGACCTCGGAGCGCATCAATATAACAAAGAAGATGACTATCCTGATTTTGTGTCATTGGTGGCAAGGCAGGTATCGGAAAATCCGGATAAGATTAAAGGAATTATTTTAGGCGGTTCGGGACAAGGTGAAGCAATGGTTGCAAACAGATTTTCAAATGTTAGAGCCGCAGTGTATTACGGCATGAGAGAGAATGTGATAATGCTAAGCAGGGAACATAATGATGCAAATATACTCTCTCTCGGGGCACGGTTTTTAGGAGTAGAAGAGGCAAAAGATGCTGTCAAAATATGGCTCAAAACCTCATTTTCTGGAGATGAAAGGCATACTAGAAGAATCTCAAAGCTAGAACATTTTTCAAAATAA